A stretch of the Papaver somniferum cultivar HN1 chromosome 6, ASM357369v1, whole genome shotgun sequence genome encodes the following:
- the LOC113286838 gene encoding 7-deoxyloganetin glucosyltransferase-like — protein MIKKPHVVCIPFPAQGHISPMMKLSKILHHRGSHVTFVNTEFNHQRLLNSRGPDSLIGLPDFHFETIPDGLPPPTNPNATQDIVSLCISTQTTCLEPFRNLVHRLNNNSVSNVPLVTCIVSDAGMSFTLQVAKELEIPDLLFHTISFSSLACFMHYPHLIERGLVPLKDESCFTNGCMDTQIDWIPGIKNILFRDLPSSVRTTDPNDAILNYVLREVKRSYEATAWIFNTFDELEIEVLDAFKSQLSLPQIYTIGPLHNLDNQIPQHGLQSIGSNMWKEDTKCIKWLDSKEPNSVMYVNFGSIAVITTQQLVELSWGLANTKHPFFWIIRPDLVVGESAILPPEFVIETKERSLLASWCPQEYVLNHPSIAGFLTHCGWNSTLESLSSGVPMICWPFSGDQLTNCSYSCNHWGVGMEIDNDVKRDEVEKMVRELMEGETGKKMKSRAMELKKKAEEATSPGGSSYANVDEIINLLAV, from the exons ATGATCAAGAAGCCTCATGTAGTTTGCATCCCATTTCCAGCTCAGGGTCACATAAGTCCCATGATGAAGCTATCAAAAATTCTTCATCACAGAGGATCTCATGTAACCTTCGTGAATACAGAATTCAATCATCAACGATTACTCAATTCGAGAGGACCAGATTCACTTATAGGCTTGcctgattttcattttgaaacaatcCCTGATGGTCTTCCACCACCAACCAATCCAAATGCCACCCAAGATATTGTATCACTCTGCATATCCACCCAAACAACTTGCTTAGAACCTTTCCGGAACCTTGTCCATAGACTAAACAACAATTCAGTGTCGAATGTCCCTCTTGTGACCTGCATAGTTTCTGACGCAGGAATGAGCTTCACACTCCAAGTAGCTAAAGAGCTAGAAATCCCAGACTTGTTGTTTCATACTATTAGCTTCAGTAGCCTCGCTTGTTTCATGCATTATCCTCATCTCATTGAAAGAGGTCTTGTTCCACTCAAAG ATGAAAGTTGTTTCACAAATGGGTGTATGGACACCCAAATTGACTGGATACCTGGAATTAAGAATATCTTGTTCAGAGATCTTCCTAGCTCCGTTCGAACAACGGATCCTAATGACGCCATACTGAACTATGTTTTAAGAGAAGTTAAACGGAGTTATGAAGCCACAGCCTGGATTTTCAATACTTTTGATGAGTTAGAAATCGAGGTACTGGATGCATTCAAGTCTCAGTTATCACTGCCTCAGATTTACACCATTGGTCCTCTTCACAATCTTGACAATCAAATTCCACAACATGGGCTGCAGTCAATTGGATCAAATATGTGGAAAGAGGATACCAAGTGTATCAAGTGGCTTGATTCCAAAGAACCCAATTCAGTCATGTATGTTAATTTTGGCAGCATAGCTGTTATAACCACTCAGCAACTTGTGGAATTGTCTTGGGGACTGGCTAATACGAAACACCCTTTTTTCTGGATTATCCGACCTGATCTCGTAGTTGGTGAGTCTGCAATACTCCCCCCTGAGTTCGTAATAGAAACCAAAGAAAGAAGTCTGCTCGCAAGTTGGTGTCCACAGGAATATGTACTGAATCACCCATCCATAGCTGGTTTCTTAACACACTGTGGATGGAATTCAACTTTAGAAAGCTTATCAAGTGGAGTTCCTATGATCTGTTGGCCATTTTCCGGGGATCAACTAACAAACTGCAGTTACTCTTGTAACCATTGGGGTGTTGGAATGGAAATTGATAATGACGTGAAGAGAGATGAAGTTGAAAAGATGGTGAGAGAGTTAATGGAAGGTGAAACGGGTAAAAAGATGAAGAGCAGGGCCATGGAGTTgaagaagaaagctgaagaagcCACATCACCTGGTGGCTCTTCTTACGCTAACGTGGACGAGATAATTAATTTATTAGCAGTGTAA
- the LOC113286839 gene encoding 7-deoxyloganetin glucosyltransferase-like, which translates to MMKKPHVACIPYPAQGHISPMIKLAKILHLRGFHVTFVNTEFNHQRLLNSRGPDSLRGLPDFHFETIPDGLPPPTDLNATQDIVSLCISTQNTCLEPFRNLVYKLNNTSLSNVPPVTCIVSDACMNFTLQVAKELEIPGFLFWTFSFCSFACFMHYPHLIERGLVPLKDESCFTNGFMDTQIDWIPGIKNILFRDLPTFVRTTDPNDPILNFALKVVAGTYEATALVFNTFDELDVELLDAFKSQLSLPPIYTIGPIHNLHNQIPNHQLQSIGSNLWKEETKCLEWLESKKPDSVLYVNFGSIAVMTAQQLVEFAWGLANTKHTFLWIIRPDLVVGESAMLPPEFIEETKERDQQTNCSYLCNHWGVGMEIDNKVKRNEVEKLVRELMEGEIGNGMKSKAMEWKKKAEVATSPGGSSYTNTDEIINKLLWECKITAE; encoded by the exons atgatgaagaagccTCATGTAGCCTGCATCCCATATCCAGCTCAGGGTCACATAAGTCCCATGATAAAGCTAGCAAAAATTCTTCATCTCAGAGGATTTCATGTAACCTTCGTGAATACAGAATTCAATCACCAGCGGTTGCTCAATTCAAGAGGACCAGATTCACTTAGAGGCTTGCCAGATTTTCATTTCGAAACAATCCCCGATGGTCTTCCACCACCAACCGATCTAAATGCCACCCAAGACATTGTATCACTCTGCATATCCACACAAAATACTTGTTTGGAACCTTTTCGGAACCTTGTCTACAAACTCAACAACACTTCATTGTCGAACGTCCCTCCTGTGACCTGCATAGTTTCTGACGCATGCATGAACTTCACTCTCCAAGTAGCAAAAGAGCTGGAAATCCCAGGATTTTTGTTTTGGACTTTTAGCTTCTGTAGCTTCGCTTGTTTCATGCATTATCCTCATCTCATTGAAAGAGGTCTTGTTCCACTCAAAG ATGAAAGTTGTTTCACAAATGGGTTTATGGACACCCAAATTGACTGGATACCTGGAATTAAGAATATCTTGTTTAGAGATCTTCCTACTTTTGTTCGAACAACGGATCCTAATGATCCTATATTGAACTTTGCTTTAAAAGTAGTTGCCGGAACTTATGAAGCTACGGCATTGGTTTTCAATACTTTTGATGAGTTAGATGTGGAGTTATTGGATGCATTCAAGTCACAGTTATCACTGCCTCCAATTTACACCATTGGTCCTATTCACAATCTCCACAATCAGATTCCAAATCATCAATTGCAGTCTATCGGATCAAATCTAtggaaagaagaaaccaaatgtcTAGAATGGCTGGAGTCCAAGAAACCTGATTCAGTCTTGTACGTAAATTTTGGCAGCATAGCTGTTATGACTGCTCAACAACTGGTAGAATTTGCTTGGGGGCTGGCTAATACTAAACACACTTTCTTATGGATCATCCGACCCGATCTGGTAGTTGGTGAGTCAGCAATGCTCCCCCCTGAGTTcatagaagaaaccaaagaaagAG ATCAACAAACAAATTGCAGCTACTTATGTAACCATTGGGGAGTTGGAATGGAGATTGATAATAAGGTGAAGAGAAATGAAGTTGAAAAGCTAGTGAGAGAGTTAATGGAAGGAGAAATCGGGAATGGGATGAAGAGCAAAGCCATGGAGTGGAAGAAGAAAGCCGAAGTGGCCACATCACCCGGTGGCTCTTCTTACACTAATACTGACGAGATAATTAACAAACTACTCTGGGAGTGTAAAATCACTGCCGAGTGA
- the LOC113290411 gene encoding 7-deoxyloganetin glucosyltransferase-like produces MEKVHVVCIPYPLQSHISAMMKLAKILHFRGFHITFVNTEFNHQRILNSRGPDSLEGLPDFSFENFSDGLPPTDPNAGQDILALVGATQQNCLEPFGNLINKLKNSNTYSNVPPVSYIISDACMSFTLQAGRELGIPVISYWAISFCFFGSFLHYPEFAKRGLVPLKDESITDEYLDTPVEWIPGMKDIRIRDLPSSFLKTDPNNAMIEFSLQVIGRAYEATAMLFNTFDALEMEVLTAFKSQLSLPPIYTIGPLPLLLNQISKNELQSLGSNMWKEDTKCLKWLDSKEPNSVIPDLVAGESAMLPPEFVEETKERGLLTSWCPQEDVLNHPSIAGFLTHSGWNSTLESLSSGVPIICWPFHGDQQTNSRYSCKNWGVGIEIDSAVQRNKVEKSVRQVMESKKGKKMKTKALEWKKKAEEATLLGGSSYVNINKIVNTVLVSRNKDEQQAA; encoded by the exons ATGGAGAAAGTTCATGTGGTTTGCATCCCATACCCACTCCAGAGTCACATCAGTGCCATGATGAAGCTAGCAAAAATTCTTCATTTCCGAGGTTTTCATATAACCTTCGTCAACACAGAATTCAATCATCAACGTATTTTAAATTCAAGGGGACCAGATTCACTAGAAGGCTTACCTGATTTCAGCTTCGAAAATTTTTCTGATGGTCTTCCACCAACAGATCCGAATGCTGGCCAGGATATCTTAGCTCTTGTCGGTGCAACCCAACAGAATTGCTTAGAACCTTTCGGAAACCTTATCAACAAGCTTAAAAACAGTAATACATATTCAAATGTCCCTCCAGTAAGCTACATCATTTCTGATGCTTGCATGAGCTTCACTTTACAAGCAGGTAGAGAGCTTGGAATCCCAGTAATATCATACTGGGCGATTAGCTTCTGTTTCTTCGGTAGTTTTCTGCACTATCCTGAATTCGCCAAAAGAGGACTTGTCCCACTCAAAG ATGAGAGCATCACCGACGAGTACCTGGATACCCCAGTCGAGTGGATACCAGGAATGAAAGATATCCGGATAAGAGATCTTCCGAGTTCCTTCTTAAAAACAGATCCCAATAATGCCATGATTGAATTTTCATTGCAAGTCATTGGAAGAGCTTATGAAGCTACAGCAATGCTCTTCAATACCTTTGATGCTCTGGAGATGGAGGTTTTGACTGCATTCAAGTCTCAGTTGTCCCTGCCCCCTATTTACACCATTGGTCCTCTTCCGCTACTCCTCAATCAGATCTCGAAAAATGAGTTGCAGTCGCTTGGATCTAATATGTGGAAAGAAGATACCAAGTGTCTAAAATGGCTTGATTCAAAAGAACCCAACTCAGTCAT ACCTGACCTGGTAGCTGGTGAGTCAGCGATGCTGCCACCCGAGTTCGTGgaagaaacaaaagaaagagGGCTTCTAACAAGTTGGTGCCCACAAGAAGATGTCCTGAACCACCCATCGATAGCTGGATTCTTGACACACTCTGGGTGGAACTCAACCCTCGAAAGTTTGTCTAGTGGGGTTCCTATAATTTGTTGGCCTTTTCATGGGGACCAACAGACAAATTCTAGGTACTCATGTAAGAATTGGGGAGTTGGCATTGAGATCGATAGCGCTGTTCAGAGAAATAAAGTTGAAAAATCAGTGAGACAAGTAATGGAAAGCAAAAAGGGtaagaaaatgaaaaccaaaGCTTTAGAGTGGAAGAAAAAAGCTGAAGAAGCCACTTTACTTGGTGGCTCTTCGTACGTTAATATCAATAAGATTGTAAACACTGTACTTGTTAGCAGAAATAAGGATGAGCAACAAGCAGCCTAA
- the LOC113290412 gene encoding UDP-glycosyltransferase 85A8-like yields the protein MEVLDCHCHIFTQLVLSSYINQIPQNETLYRIKSVKEDIKCVNWLDSKEPNSFVYLCNEWGVGMEIDSNVKMDEVARLVRELMEGEKGNKMRNKAMEWKKKAEEATSAGGSSYATSDKIINEILVRKIKYQ from the exons ATGGAGGTTTTAGACTGCCACTGCCACATATTTACACAGTTGGTCCTCTCCAGTTACATCAACCAGATTCCACAAAATGAGACACTCTATAGGATCAAATCTGTGAAAGAAGATATCAAGTGTGTGAATTGGCTTGATTCCAAAGAACCCAACTCGTTCGT GTACTTGTGTAACGAATGGGGAGTTGGCATGGAGATTGATAGCAATGTGAAGATGGATGAGGTTGCTAGGTTGGTGCGAGAATTAATGGAAGGAGAGAAAGGTAACAAGATGAGAAATAAAGCCATGGAGTGGAAGAAGAAAGCAGAAGAGGCAACTTCAGCTGGTGGTTCCTCTTATGCTACTTCGGACAAGATTATAAATGAAATACTTGTTAGGAAAATCAAATACCAATAA